From the genome of Pseudomonas sp. gcc21, one region includes:
- the folM gene encoding dihydromonapterin reductase produces the protein MSNRATVVITGGAQRIGLHCARRLVEDGFHVIITCRHLRPEWQTTPLQGIEVIQADFSTRNGIQAFIDELTTRQIRLRALIHNASLWLGDDQPDALEQMFMVHMQAPYMLNNACASLFEAGKPADIIHITDDVVRRGSAKHTAYCASKAGLESLTLSFAARLAPDIKVNSIAPALIMFNQHDDAAYRAKALGKSALGIEPGPDVVYQSVRYLMDAPYTTGTCLQLNGGRHLK, from the coding sequence ATGAGCAACAGGGCAACTGTTGTTATCACAGGAGGCGCGCAACGGATCGGCCTGCACTGCGCGAGGCGGCTGGTCGAGGACGGCTTCCATGTGATCATCACCTGTCGCCATTTGCGTCCGGAATGGCAGACGACTCCCTTGCAGGGAATCGAGGTCATCCAGGCGGACTTCTCCACGCGTAACGGCATTCAGGCGTTTATCGATGAACTGACAACGCGTCAGATCCGACTGCGGGCGCTGATCCACAACGCCTCGCTGTGGCTTGGCGATGATCAGCCCGACGCGCTGGAGCAGATGTTCATGGTGCATATGCAGGCGCCGTATATGCTGAATAACGCCTGTGCCAGCCTGTTCGAAGCCGGCAAGCCTGCCGACATTATTCATATAACTGATGACGTAGTACGCCGCGGCAGCGCCAAGCACACTGCCTACTGCGCGAGTAAGGCAGGGCTGGAGTCATTGACGCTGTCCTTTGCCGCACGGCTGGCACCGGACATCAAGGTCAATTCGATTGCACCGGCGCTGATCATGTTCAACCAGCACGACGACGCAGCGTACCGCGCCAAAGCCCTGGGCAAATCTGCCCTGGGTATCGAGCCCGGACCCGACGTGGTGTATCAGTCCGTCCGCTACCTGATGGACGCCCCCTATACAACCGGTACCTGTCTGCAGCTGAATGGCGGCAGGCACCTCAAATGA
- a CDS encoding peroxiredoxin — MNISVTSLLLGTCLSLAAATASALEVGDMAPDFTLPGSDGETHRLADYRGEQAVVLAWFPRAFTSGCTIECKSLAENGHLIREYDVTYFMASVDPLAKNKGFAAETGADFPLLSDENKSVAEAYEVLHMLGFAKRHTFYIGEDGRILKIDTEVEPATSAEDMAATLGELGVERRADKTTASAP; from the coding sequence ATGAATATATCAGTCACATCACTGCTGCTGGGCACCTGCCTGAGTCTGGCTGCCGCAACGGCGAGCGCGCTGGAAGTAGGCGACATGGCCCCGGACTTCACACTGCCCGGCTCCGATGGCGAAACACATCGGCTGGCTGACTATCGTGGCGAACAGGCGGTAGTGCTTGCCTGGTTTCCGCGCGCGTTCACTTCCGGCTGCACAATCGAGTGCAAGTCTCTCGCGGAAAACGGCCATCTCATTCGCGAGTACGACGTAACTTACTTCATGGCGAGCGTCGACCCGCTGGCGAAGAACAAGGGCTTCGCGGCGGAAACCGGCGCCGATTTCCCGCTGCTGAGCGATGAAAACAAATCGGTCGCCGAGGCTTATGAAGTACTGCATATGCTGGGCTTCGCCAAGCGGCATACTTTCTATATCGGCGAAGACGGGCGCATCCTGAAAATCGACACCGAGGTCGAGCCCGCCACATCAGCCGAGGATATGGCCGCTACGCTGGGCGAACTGGGCGTGGAGCGCCGAGCGGACAAGACCACTGCCAGCGCACCCTGA
- a CDS encoding flavodoxin domain-containing protein: MHLGIISGSVFGTADLVADEAATHCEAAGLQVTRIKQPTVDTLVGAAVDALLVVCSTTGMGEIPDSLMPFYLEMQERFPLLTGVPFGVIALGDAGYGDTFCQGGQQVRELLQELQASEAIAMLELDASETVTPETDALPWLDEFISHLKSA, translated from the coding sequence ATGCACCTGGGGATAATAAGCGGTTCGGTTTTCGGCACGGCAGATCTGGTTGCCGATGAAGCAGCCACACACTGTGAAGCAGCCGGGCTGCAGGTAACCCGCATCAAACAACCGACGGTCGACACGCTGGTTGGCGCCGCGGTGGATGCGCTGCTGGTTGTCTGCTCGACCACTGGCATGGGCGAAATTCCCGACAGCCTGATGCCGTTCTACCTGGAAATGCAGGAGCGCTTTCCGTTATTGACGGGTGTGCCTTTTGGCGTGATTGCTCTGGGCGACGCTGGCTACGGTGATACCTTCTGCCAGGGCGGTCAGCAGGTTCGGGAGTTGTTGCAGGAGTTACAGGCCAGTGAGGCGATTGCAATGCTGGAGCTGGACGCCAGCGAGACCGTCACACCCGAGACCGACGCTTTGCCCTGGCTGGATGAGTTTATCAGCCACCTGAAAAGCGCCTGA
- a CDS encoding ribonuclease Z, producing MDLLFLGTSSGTPTRSRNVSGLALTEATGKNWYLIDCGEATQHQLLRTPLSVHSLRAIFITHVHGDHCYGLPGLLASAGMSGRTQPLAIIAPEGIEQWIAMTLRMSQTYLPFELIFHATETLGEWRNNNLRVESVPLSHRVPSYGYRFTEARPDPQLNTGKLDADGIPRGPLWGQLARGSDVEYEGRTLLSDNYMLFNRTPRRIVVGGDNDTPALLAQACEGAQVLVHEATYTQAVAENARADFGHSTAAAVAIFAESAGISNLVLTHFSARYQANPARSPSIEEVRSEAAAYYSGRLFLAEDFARYRLTTDGTLGLVDV from the coding sequence TTGGATCTGTTATTTCTCGGCACTTCATCCGGCACGCCCACCCGCTCGCGGAATGTCAGTGGGTTGGCACTGACTGAAGCGACCGGAAAAAACTGGTACCTGATCGACTGTGGCGAGGCCACCCAGCACCAGCTCCTGCGCACGCCGCTTTCGGTGCATTCTCTGCGCGCCATTTTCATTACCCACGTGCATGGCGATCACTGCTATGGCCTGCCCGGCTTGCTGGCCAGTGCTGGCATGTCCGGCAGAACCCAGCCCCTGGCAATCATTGCACCGGAAGGCATAGAGCAATGGATTGCGATGACATTGCGCATGAGTCAGACCTACCTGCCCTTCGAACTGATATTCCACGCCACTGAAACCCTCGGTGAATGGCGTAACAACAATCTGCGCGTCGAATCCGTGCCCCTTTCGCATCGCGTGCCCTCCTACGGTTATCGCTTCACCGAAGCCAGACCTGATCCACAGCTGAACACCGGCAAACTGGATGCCGACGGCATACCCCGCGGGCCGCTCTGGGGTCAGCTGGCGCGCGGATCGGACGTCGAATACGAAGGCCGCACGCTACTCAGCGATAACTATATGCTGTTCAACCGTACGCCCCGACGCATCGTCGTGGGCGGCGACAACGACACACCGGCACTTCTGGCGCAGGCCTGCGAAGGGGCTCAGGTATTGGTTCACGAAGCCACCTATACCCAAGCCGTTGCGGAAAATGCCCGAGCCGATTTCGGCCACAGCACCGCGGCTGCGGTCGCTATCTTCGCCGAGTCAGCCGGCATTTCGAATCTGGTGCTGACGCATTTCAGTGCCCGCTATCAGGCCAATCCGGCGCGCAGCCCATCCATTGAAGAGGTCCGCAGCGAGGCGGCTGCTTATTATTCAGGCCGTTTATTTCTGGCGGAGGATTTCGCACGCTATCGATTAACCACAGATGGAACGCTGGGGTTGGTGGACGTGTGA
- a CDS encoding MFS transporter — MSEATATTATAPAPANSRSRVMLASLVGTTIEFYDFYVYATAAVLVFPHLFFPPGNETTALLASFAIFGAAMIARPLGAVFFGHLGDKVGRKTTLIYALLTMGIATFVIGLLPTYHSIGWFAPLALVILRLAQGFAIGGEWSGAALVATENAPAGKRALFGTFPQLGAPLGFIIANGLFLAVAAMLPSDNPSRPSEAFLDWGWRIPFLFSAVMVIIGLWIRLNLVESTTFAKTVSSGKVVKLPLGEVVRKNWRELILGTFYMLATYVLFYLMTTFSLSYGRAPVDPAPGQLSGLGYSYNDFVLMLIFGVVFFGIFTLLSGVLADRWGRRKTLIVVTLAIILFALLWVPLLSMGFVGVMLWLVLGFSLMGMTFGPMGALLPELFPTNVRYTGSGISYNISSILGAAVAPFIAVWLWSLGDGSPFLVGVYLASMAAITLLALVIGKETKNVDIND, encoded by the coding sequence ATGTCCGAAGCCACCGCTACAACCGCTACTGCGCCAGCGCCCGCCAACTCACGTTCGCGTGTCATGCTGGCAAGCCTGGTCGGCACCACCATCGAGTTCTACGACTTCTACGTATACGCCACCGCTGCCGTGCTGGTGTTCCCGCACCTGTTCTTTCCGCCAGGCAATGAAACGACCGCCCTGCTGGCGTCCTTTGCCATCTTTGGCGCTGCGATGATCGCCCGCCCGTTGGGCGCGGTGTTTTTCGGGCATCTGGGCGACAAGGTAGGCCGAAAGACGACACTCATTTACGCCCTGCTGACGATGGGCATCGCGACCTTCGTCATCGGGTTACTGCCGACCTATCACAGCATCGGCTGGTTTGCGCCGCTGGCGCTGGTCATCCTTCGCCTGGCGCAGGGTTTTGCAATCGGCGGCGAGTGGTCCGGCGCGGCGCTGGTCGCTACTGAAAACGCACCAGCGGGTAAACGCGCGTTGTTTGGCACCTTTCCCCAGCTGGGTGCGCCGCTGGGTTTCATCATCGCGAATGGTCTGTTTTTGGCCGTCGCGGCAATGCTGCCCTCGGATAATCCGTCGCGTCCATCCGAGGCCTTCCTAGATTGGGGCTGGCGGATCCCCTTCCTGTTTTCTGCGGTGATGGTGATTATTGGCTTGTGGATTCGCCTTAACCTCGTGGAAAGCACCACTTTTGCCAAAACCGTGTCTTCGGGCAAGGTCGTCAAGCTGCCACTGGGTGAAGTCGTACGCAAAAACTGGCGCGAGCTGATCCTTGGCACCTTCTACATGCTCGCCACCTACGTCCTGTTCTATCTGATGACAACCTTCTCCCTGAGCTATGGCCGGGCGCCGGTCGACCCGGCGCCAGGTCAGCTATCGGGTCTCGGCTACAGCTATAACGACTTTGTACTGATGCTGATCTTCGGCGTTGTGTTCTTCGGCATCTTCACCCTGCTGTCCGGCGTGTTGGCCGACCGCTGGGGCAGACGCAAAACACTGATTGTCGTGACGCTGGCGATCATTCTGTTCGCTCTGCTATGGGTGCCCCTGTTGTCGATGGGCTTTGTAGGCGTGATGCTCTGGCTGGTGCTGGGCTTCAGCCTGATGGGTATGACGTTCGGCCCGATGGGGGCATTGCTGCCTGAGCTGTTTCCGACCAATGTGCGTTATACCGGCTCAGGCATCTCCTACAACATATCGTCCATCCTGGGCGCCGCAGTGGCTCCCTTTATTGCCGTTTGGCTATGGAGTCTGGGCGATGGCAGCCCCTTCCTGGTGGGCGTCTATCTCGCCTCGATGGCAGCCATTACCTTGCTCGCGCTGGTCATCGGCAAGGAAACCAAGAACGTGGATATAAACGACTGA
- a CDS encoding RDD family protein: MAVKQLLPAGDYPAPGLLRRIASTFYDFLLGLAMVMVLTLIYQQGILRQVYGAETLQGMAESGALDQDPVLSAIILLSLLAFFGLFWTLKGQTLGMQVWRLRVQQPGGLSITWKQAVIRFLVAIPAWLCGGVGVLWALWNKDGRSWQDIASGTRLVLLPKPPKKA; the protein is encoded by the coding sequence ATGGCGGTCAAGCAGTTGTTACCCGCTGGAGATTATCCGGCGCCTGGTTTGCTACGGCGTATAGCCAGCACCTTCTATGATTTTTTGCTGGGCCTGGCGATGGTCATGGTGCTTACCCTGATCTATCAGCAGGGCATTCTGCGTCAGGTGTACGGCGCTGAAACCCTGCAGGGCATGGCCGAATCCGGTGCGCTGGATCAGGACCCGGTCCTGAGCGCAATCATCCTGCTGAGCCTGCTGGCTTTCTTCGGCCTGTTCTGGACGCTCAAGGGCCAGACCCTCGGCATGCAGGTGTGGCGCTTGAGGGTACAGCAGCCAGGCGGGCTTTCGATTACGTGGAAACAGGCAGTCATCCGTTTTCTGGTCGCCATTCCCGCATGGCTGTGCGGCGGCGTGGGTGTGCTCTGGGCGCTGTGGAACAAGGATGGACGCAGCTGGCAGGATATTGCCTCGGGTACGCGGCTCGTTCTGTTGCCCAAACCACCTAAAAAAGCCTGA
- a CDS encoding Mut7-C RNAse domain-containing protein gives MTRATFRFYARLNHFLPPDCRGRACEVTCAEQSTIKHMIEALGVPHTEVVLILANGEPAGLGRMLEDGDRIALYPKFETLDVADISVSAERLPGAPRFVADSHLGGLARMLRMAGFDTLYDNHYADAAIVELASAEQRTLLTRDRELLKRRAVAHGCFVHAMKPAAQLKELYERLDLASSARPFTLCMDCNRPLRSIAKQAVLHRLPPRVRERHEHFFTCEQCGRVFWEGTHWQAMRQVLEGLSAHYQSGRRAARE, from the coding sequence ATGACTCGCGCAACTTTTCGCTTCTATGCCCGGCTGAATCACTTTCTTCCTCCTGATTGCAGGGGGCGCGCATGCGAGGTCACCTGTGCCGAGCAGTCAACAATCAAGCACATGATTGAGGCGCTCGGCGTACCGCATACCGAAGTCGTTTTGATTCTGGCCAACGGAGAGCCAGCGGGGCTGGGTCGGATGCTCGAGGATGGCGACCGGATCGCGCTTTATCCTAAGTTCGAGACGCTGGATGTCGCTGACATCAGCGTAAGTGCAGAGCGGCTGCCTGGTGCGCCACGCTTTGTGGCCGATTCGCACCTTGGCGGGCTGGCCAGGATGTTGCGCATGGCCGGGTTCGATACGCTGTACGACAATCACTATGCCGATGCGGCAATTGTCGAGCTGGCCAGCGCGGAGCAGCGCACCCTGCTGACCCGCGATCGCGAGCTGCTCAAGCGGCGGGCCGTCGCCCATGGCTGCTTCGTGCATGCTATGAAACCCGCGGCGCAGTTGAAGGAGCTATATGAGCGGCTCGACTTGGCCTCCAGCGCCCGGCCGTTCACGCTATGCATGGACTGCAACAGGCCGCTGCGAAGCATTGCAAAACAGGCAGTACTACACCGTCTCCCGCCGCGTGTGCGGGAGCGTCACGAGCACTTTTTTACCTGTGAGCAGTGCGGGCGCGTGTTCTGGGAGGGGACCCACTGGCAGGCCATGCGCCAGGTATTGGAGGGGTTATCAGCGCATTATCAGAGCGGCAGGCGCGCCGCTCGGGAGTGA
- a CDS encoding HopJ type III effector protein → MTPAGFLAQLGTPQHQFADTLAFIDEHYDYQPSAFDNGAVHNTAEQNQGSCKVLAMALDMGLSDEQALQCFAEHYRSVLADPDGDSHANIRALMQQGLAGVSFERQPLSRR, encoded by the coding sequence ATGACTCCGGCAGGTTTTCTAGCACAGCTCGGCACACCGCAGCATCAGTTTGCCGACACCCTCGCGTTTATCGACGAGCATTACGACTACCAGCCCAGCGCCTTTGATAACGGCGCTGTTCACAACACTGCCGAGCAGAATCAGGGCTCGTGCAAGGTACTGGCCATGGCGCTGGATATGGGTCTGAGCGATGAACAGGCCCTGCAGTGCTTTGCCGAGCATTACCGCTCGGTACTGGCTGATCCCGATGGCGACAGCCATGCCAATATCCGCGCCTTGATGCAGCAAGGCCTTGCCGGTGTCTCCTTTGAGCGCCAGCCGTTAAGCCGGCGGTAA
- the folX gene encoding dihydroneopterin triphosphate 2'-epimerase, whose amino-acid sequence MHSLTPGQARIRIKDLRLRTFIGINDEEIRNRQDVVVNVTILYPAVSAVQVNEIEHALNYRTVTKALISHVEENRFALLERLTQELLDIVMQYPQVQYAEVEVDKPHALRFAESVSITLSANRE is encoded by the coding sequence ATGCACAGCCTAACGCCCGGCCAGGCGCGCATCCGCATCAAGGACCTGCGCCTGCGTACATTCATCGGTATCAACGACGAAGAAATACGCAACCGGCAGGATGTCGTGGTCAACGTCACGATCCTCTACCCGGCTGTCAGTGCCGTGCAGGTCAACGAGATCGAGCACGCGTTGAACTACCGCACCGTTACCAAGGCGCTGATCAGCCATGTCGAGGAAAACCGCTTCGCCTTGCTCGAGCGTCTGACGCAGGAGCTGCTGGATATCGTTATGCAGTATCCGCAGGTACAGTACGCCGAAGTGGAGGTCGACAAGCCGCATGCGCTACGCTTTGCCGAGTCGGTTTCGATTACGCTCAGCGCCAACAGGGAATAG
- the folE gene encoding GTP cyclohydrolase I FolE: MSLEKLTQNYHEILTNLGEDPQRGGLKGTPQRAAKAMQFLCRGYEQSLDEIVNGALFESNNDEMVIVKDIELYSMCEHHMLPFIGKAHVAYMPTGKVIGLSKVARIVDMYARRLQIQENLTREIADALQSVTNAAGVAVVIEAKHMCMMMRGVEKQNSSMHTSVMLGSFRSSGTTRQEFLQLIAR; this comes from the coding sequence ATGAGCCTCGAAAAACTGACACAGAACTACCACGAGATCCTCACTAACCTGGGCGAAGATCCCCAGCGCGGCGGATTGAAAGGCACCCCCCAGCGTGCAGCCAAGGCGATGCAGTTCCTCTGCCGCGGCTACGAACAGTCCCTCGATGAGATTGTTAACGGCGCCCTGTTCGAATCCAACAACGATGAGATGGTCATCGTGAAGGATATCGAGCTGTATTCGATGTGTGAGCACCACATGCTGCCGTTCATCGGCAAAGCGCACGTGGCCTACATGCCCACTGGCAAGGTGATCGGCCTGTCCAAAGTCGCGCGTATCGTCGACATGTATGCGCGCCGGTTGCAGATTCAGGAAAACCTCACCCGGGAGATTGCCGATGCCCTGCAGAGCGTCACCAACGCCGCCGGAGTCGCGGTCGTTATTGAAGCCAAGCACATGTGCATGATGATGCGAGGCGTGGAGAAGCAGAACTCCTCCATGCATACCTCCGTGATGCTCGGCTCCTTCCGCAGCTCCGGGACAACCCGCCAGGAATTCCTGCAACTGATCGCGAGGTAA
- the cynS gene encoding cyanase — protein MISSREEVTAMILSSKVRKGLRWRDAAEMLGLSKEFVTAGCLGQMTFDKTQAEALGSLFELSDEAVAWLQIVPYKGSLPTAVPSDPLIYRWYELVNVYGTTIKELIHEEFGDGIMSAIDFSMDIQRQPDPKGDRVNVVMSGKFLPYKSY, from the coding sequence ATGATTTCGAGTCGGGAAGAAGTGACCGCCATGATCCTTTCCAGCAAGGTGCGCAAAGGCCTGCGCTGGCGCGACGCAGCGGAAATGCTGGGGCTGTCCAAGGAGTTCGTAACGGCGGGCTGTCTTGGCCAGATGACCTTCGACAAGACTCAGGCGGAGGCGCTGGGGTCGTTGTTCGAGCTAAGCGATGAGGCGGTCGCCTGGCTACAGATCGTGCCCTATAAAGGTTCACTTCCTACCGCAGTGCCCTCCGATCCGCTCATCTATCGCTGGTACGAGCTCGTTAATGTGTACGGTACGACGATCAAGGAGCTTATACATGAGGAGTTCGGCGACGGCATCATGAGCGCGATTGATTTCTCCATGGACATACAACGTCAGCCTGATCCCAAAGGCGATCGGGTAAACGTGGTGATGTCTGGCAAGTTTCTGCCTTACAAGAGCTATTAG
- a CDS encoding DUF1244 domain-containing protein has product MTKQERLEVEAAAFRNLVSHLSSRKDVQNIDLMNLAGFCRNCLAKWYKNAADDMDISITPDEAREAIYGMPYAEWKAKYQKDATPAQQAAFDQSKQDQA; this is encoded by the coding sequence ATGACGAAGCAAGAGCGCCTCGAAGTAGAAGCCGCAGCTTTCCGCAATCTGGTGAGCCATCTGAGCAGCCGCAAGGATGTACAGAACATCGACCTGATGAATCTGGCCGGGTTCTGCCGCAACTGTCTTGCCAAGTGGTACAAGAACGCCGCCGACGATATGGATATATCCATCACGCCCGACGAAGCACGCGAGGCCATCTACGGCATGCCCTATGCCGAGTGGAAAGCCAAGTATCAGAAGGACGCGACGCCCGCCCAGCAGGCCGCATTCGACCAGTCAAAACAGGACCAGGCATGA